Proteins from a genomic interval of Oscillospiraceae bacterium:
- a CDS encoding DUF1854 domain-containing protein: protein MREVFIMPVAEQKKNANENQLPAADIEKEGEDNEKLFEPSRISIDLTPDNIKFIRSPGNLISIDFINHKGEKEFLERIVIFRSFPITNPNEFLSVREPDSKKMGRGKEIGMIRRLSDFDPETQSLINEELERRYFSPTILKIRSIKEKFGYTYWDAETTSGNVTFILNNPFSNIRILEDGRIFISDMDGNNFQIPDPKKLDAASYKKIEIYL, encoded by the coding sequence ATGAGGGAGGTATTTATTATGCCCGTAGCAGAACAAAAGAAAAACGCCAACGAAAATCAGCTTCCCGCCGCTGACATTGAAAAAGAAGGCGAGGATAACGAAAAGCTGTTTGAGCCCTCGCGTATTTCAATCGACCTTACACCCGATAACATAAAATTCATCCGTTCCCCCGGCAATCTTATCAGCATTGACTTTATAAACCATAAGGGAGAGAAGGAGTTTCTTGAAAGAATCGTAATTTTTCGCTCGTTCCCCATCACAAACCCGAATGAATTCCTGTCGGTGCGTGAGCCGGATTCCAAAAAGATGGGCAGGGGCAAGGAAATCGGTATGATACGCCGTCTCAGCGATTTTGACCCCGAAACACAGTCGCTCATAAACGAAGAGCTCGAACGCCGCTATTTTTCTCCCACCATACTGAAAATACGCAGTATAAAGGAAAAATTCGGCTATACATACTGGGATGCCGAGACTACCTCGGGTAATGTTACCTTTATTCTGAATAACCCCTTCAGCAATATCAGAATACTTGAAGACGGCAGAATATTCATCAGCGATATGGACGGTAACAACTTCCAGATACCCGACCCTAAAAAGCTGGATGCGGCAAGCTACAAGAAAATAGAAATCTATCTTTAA
- a CDS encoding ABC transporter ATP-binding protein produces MKLLFEMPRADAEAFEKQSGGQKLLYCVPFTIHEKRFVNGFLAITKEKIIKILDGEVIAQYNISGSCEYKVDAMYGSCGFFAKIDGSTTLIAQFVAGRHLARYLVICKACQMLSDEPSENTITNSEPEKFCPKCGRPFVTNTNICPFCLDRAEVYKKLWALTKGLRFMIFSPFIFSFVLLVLGFVDPYLQKLAVNEFFRPYDIAYTPTGAQYGAFIWLVTAIVGVAILSRAVSILQSRLLAVAAGKFSVVLKTLLYEKIQILSLGSIQKKSTGDLMGRVNNDTAMVESFIVNTFPHIFIQIASLIGAAIYLAFINLTMTLFVIVPVPLVLFLVKAFWSFIQRRNLKVWYAGRRSNHLLQDILNGIRVVKSFGQEEKEIERFKQANIRHSKLETENQKYWNTLFPILTFTVELGRYLILLYGSFQVYKFNTSLGLGGGMSVGELQQFTALAAYIYSPLITLTGIPRQISSFLTSAGKIFEILEEHEQVSDIGLPIDINIEGDISIQNVTFGYESYDPVLENVSLEIKKGEMVGIVGHSGCGKTTLINLIMRLYDVNEGAIYIDEVNIKDISQAALRRQIGAVLQETFLFSGTIRDNIRYANPHATDEEVIAAARIANAHDFIVNLPQGYNTIVGEKGYSLSGGERQRIAIARAVIHDPHILILDEATAALDTETEKLIQDAINKLAENRTTIAIAHRLSTLRNADKLLVLDKGKVAEFGTHDELLEKKGIYYKLVMAQREMAHKIIST; encoded by the coding sequence ATGAAACTTTTATTTGAGATGCCCCGTGCCGATGCCGAGGCATTTGAAAAGCAAAGCGGCGGACAAAAGCTTTTGTATTGTGTGCCCTTTACCATACATGAAAAAAGGTTTGTCAACGGCTTTCTTGCAATAACCAAAGAAAAAATAATAAAAATACTGGACGGCGAGGTTATAGCACAATACAATATTTCCGGAAGCTGTGAATATAAGGTGGATGCCATGTACGGAAGCTGTGGATTTTTCGCCAAAATTGACGGCAGCACCACTCTTATAGCGCAGTTTGTGGCAGGCCGTCATCTTGCACGGTATTTAGTTATCTGTAAGGCATGCCAAATGCTGTCGGATGAGCCGTCGGAAAACACCATTACCAACAGCGAGCCGGAGAAATTCTGCCCCAAATGCGGCAGACCCTTTGTGACCAATACAAACATCTGCCCCTTCTGCCTTGACAGAGCGGAGGTCTATAAAAAGCTGTGGGCATTGACAAAGGGCTTGAGATTTATGATATTTTCGCCCTTTATCTTCTCATTCGTGCTTCTGGTGCTGGGCTTTGTGGACCCGTATCTGCAAAAGCTGGCGGTCAATGAGTTTTTCCGCCCGTATGATATAGCCTATACACCGACAGGTGCCCAGTACGGCGCCTTTATATGGCTGGTTACCGCTATTGTCGGAGTGGCGATATTGAGCCGTGCCGTCTCAATTCTTCAATCACGTCTTTTGGCTGTGGCGGCAGGTAAATTTTCGGTGGTGCTCAAAACTCTGCTGTATGAAAAAATCCAGATTCTTTCTCTTGGCTCCATACAGAAAAAATCCACCGGCGACCTTATGGGACGTGTCAATAATGATACCGCTATGGTGGAAAGCTTTATTGTAAATACCTTCCCCCATATTTTCATACAGATTGCCTCACTTATAGGTGCGGCGATATATCTTGCGTTTATTAATCTTACCATGACGCTGTTTGTCATAGTTCCCGTCCCGTTGGTTCTGTTTCTTGTAAAGGCGTTCTGGAGCTTTATTCAGCGCAGAAACCTTAAGGTATGGTACGCGGGCAGACGTTCTAACCATCTTTTGCAGGATATTCTCAACGGAATCCGCGTAGTAAAGAGCTTCGGACAGGAGGAAAAGGAAATAGAGCGCTTCAAGCAGGCAAATATCCGCCATTCCAAGCTTGAAACCGAAAATCAGAAATACTGGAATACTCTTTTTCCAATACTCACCTTCACAGTGGAGCTGGGCAGATACCTTATTTTGCTGTACGGAAGCTTTCAGGTGTATAAGTTCAACACCTCCCTCGGGCTTGGTGGAGGTATGAGTGTGGGTGAGCTTCAGCAGTTCACTGCACTTGCGGCATATATATATTCTCCGCTTATTACCCTTACGGGAATCCCGCGCCAGATTTCCTCCTTCCTTACCTCCGCAGGTAAGATATTTGAAATACTGGAGGAGCACGAGCAGGTCTCCGATATAGGACTTCCCATAGATATCAACATCGAGGGCGATATATCCATACAAAATGTAACCTTCGGCTACGAAAGCTACGATCCGGTGCTTGAAAACGTTTCGCTGGAGATAAAGAAAGGCGAAATGGTGGGTATAGTGGGACATTCGGGTTGCGGAAAAACAACTCTCATTAACCTTATAATGCGTCTGTACGACGTAAATGAGGGTGCCATTTATATAGATGAGGTTAATATTAAGGATATTTCCCAGGCCGCTTTAAGACGTCAGATAGGCGCCGTTTTGCAGGAAACCTTCCTGTTCTCGGGCACCATACGCGATAATATCCGCTATGCAAATCCTCATGCCACTGACGAAGAGGTCATAGCTGCGGCAAGAATAGCCAATGCACATGATTTTATTGTAAATCTTCCACAGGGCTATAACACTATTGTCGGTGAAAAAGGTTATTCGCTTTCGGGAGGCGAGCGTCAGCGTATAGCTATTGCCCGTGCCGTTATTCACGACCCGCATATCCTCATACTGGACGAAGCAACTGCGGCGCTGGATACCGAAACGGAAAAGCTTATTCAGGACGCCATCAATAAGCTTGCCGAGAACCGTACCACCATTGCCATTGCCCACCGACTTTCCACCCTGCGCAATGCAGATAAGCTTTTGGTACTGGATAAAGGTAAGGTTGCCGAGTTCGGAACACATGATGAGCTTTTGGAGAAAAAGGGAATTTACTATAAACTCGTCATGGCTCAGCGTGAAATGGCACATAAAATTATATCTACATAG
- the rsmG gene encoding 16S rRNA (guanine(527)-N(7))-methyltransferase RsmG: protein MKKLLCAATADFITLDENMLARFEKFTDIMVDTNKSMNITAITDPEGIALKHYADSLSLISTGLFTDGKKVCDIGCGGGFPGIPMKIALPGVHFHMIDSTEKKINYLKNTAAALELKNIDFTAARAEELTKNGAKINLREKYDIATARAVARLNVLCELCLPFVKVGGYFLAMKGAKAQEEADEAKNAVTSLGGKIAEIKKIEFNLPDYEDNPAVREFVTAERYIIMIEKTKKTPPQYPRAYAAITKKPL from the coding sequence ATGAAAAAACTTCTCTGTGCGGCAACTGCCGATTTTATAACACTTGACGAAAATATGCTGGCGCGGTTTGAAAAATTCACCGATATAATGGTGGACACCAATAAATCCATGAATATCACCGCCATTACCGATCCGGAGGGTATTGCCCTCAAGCACTATGCCGACTCTCTTTCCCTTATTTCCACAGGCCTTTTTACCGACGGAAAGAAGGTGTGCGATATAGGGTGTGGCGGAGGTTTCCCCGGCATCCCCATGAAAATAGCTTTGCCGGGCGTTCATTTCCACATGATTGACAGCACCGAAAAAAAGATAAATTATCTTAAAAATACTGCTGCCGCGCTTGAACTTAAGAATATCGACTTCACCGCCGCCCGTGCCGAGGAGCTTACCAAAAACGGGGCAAAAATTAATCTGCGCGAAAAATATGATATAGCCACCGCCCGTGCCGTGGCACGTCTTAATGTTCTGTGCGAATTGTGCCTGCCCTTTGTAAAGGTCGGTGGATATTTCCTTGCCATGAAGGGCGCAAAGGCGCAGGAGGAAGCTGATGAGGCAAAAAATGCCGTAACTTCACTGGGCGGAAAAATTGCCGAAATAAAGAAAATTGAGTTTAATCTGCCCGATTACGAAGATAACCCTGCCGTTCGTGAGTTTGTTACTGCTGAACGTTACATAATAATGATCGAAAAGACCAAAAAAACACCGCCCCAGTATCCCCGCGCTTATGCGGCAATAACCAAAAAACCGCTCTAA
- a CDS encoding DUF853 family protein → MYKKDIHKIWLATGEKRVYLEPSMANRHGLIAGATGTGKTVTLKVLAESFSDMGVPVFVADIKGDLSGMCKQGCENKHIRRSIDTMGITDFNYCTYPVQFWDVYGKKGLPVRTTVSEMGPELLARLLGLNDTQSGVLRIVFRVADDKELLLIDLKDLKAMLQYVGDNAKDFKLEYGNVSSQTIGAIQRALLTLEDEGGEMFFGEPSLELSDWMEWDGDGRGYMNILECSELFQRPLLYGTFLLWMLSEIYDMLPEAGDLEKPKLAFFFDEAHLLFDDAPKALVDKVEQVVRLIRSKGVSVWFITQNPTDIPDSVLGQIGNRVQHALRAYTPADQKAVNAAARSFRINPAFRTVDAISELGTGEALVSVLDEKGVPSVVERANILPPKSSMSAISEGDFKEVINSSAFKNKYMTEKDNESAYEQLTEINAEKEKELEKQKKKEQKAKTKTKKSTGRRRQSVFEKAINSTATTIGREVGKKIVRGILGSFLK, encoded by the coding sequence ATGTATAAGAAGGATATTCATAAAATTTGGCTTGCAACGGGCGAAAAAAGAGTTTACCTTGAGCCTTCAATGGCTAACCGCCACGGACTTATTGCGGGAGCCACAGGTACGGGTAAAACCGTTACGCTGAAAGTGCTTGCGGAAAGCTTTTCAGATATGGGTGTACCCGTATTTGTTGCCGACATTAAGGGCGACCTTAGCGGTATGTGCAAGCAGGGCTGTGAAAACAAACATATCAGACGAAGCATCGATACCATGGGCATTACAGATTTCAATTACTGTACATATCCTGTTCAGTTCTGGGATGTTTACGGCAAAAAGGGCTTACCCGTGCGTACAACCGTTTCGGAGATGGGTCCTGAGCTTCTGGCAAGGCTTTTGGGGCTTAACGACACTCAGAGTGGTGTTTTGCGCATTGTTTTCAGAGTTGCGGATGATAAGGAGCTTCTTCTTATCGATCTTAAGGACCTTAAAGCCATGCTTCAGTATGTTGGCGACAATGCCAAGGATTTTAAGCTGGAATACGGAAATGTATCCTCCCAGACAATAGGAGCCATTCAGCGTGCACTTCTGACCCTTGAGGACGAGGGCGGAGAGATGTTCTTCGGTGAACCTTCTCTGGAGCTTTCGGACTGGATGGAGTGGGACGGCGATGGCAGAGGATATATGAATATTCTTGAATGCTCCGAGCTTTTTCAGCGTCCGCTTCTTTACGGAACATTTCTTCTGTGGATGCTTTCGGAGATATATGACATGCTTCCCGAGGCAGGCGATCTTGAAAAGCCAAAGCTTGCTTTCTTCTTTGACGAGGCGCACCTTCTTTTTGACGATGCACCGAAGGCACTGGTGGACAAGGTGGAGCAGGTTGTGCGTCTTATACGTTCAAAAGGCGTAAGCGTGTGGTTCATCACACAAAACCCCACTGATATCCCCGACAGCGTTCTGGGGCAGATAGGAAACCGCGTTCAGCATGCACTGCGCGCCTATACACCTGCCGATCAAAAAGCAGTAAACGCGGCGGCCAGGTCGTTCAGAATAAATCCCGCCTTCAGAACGGTAGATGCCATTTCGGAATTGGGAACGGGCGAAGCGCTTGTATCGGTTCTGGATGAAAAGGGTGTACCCTCTGTTGTCGAAAGAGCCAATATTCTGCCGCCGAAAAGCAGTATGTCGGCAATTTCGGAGGGGGATTTCAAGGAAGTTATAAATTCAAGTGCCTTTAAAAACAAGTACATGACTGAAAAAGACAATGAATCGGCATACGAACAGCTCACCGAAATAAATGCCGAAAAGGAAAAAGAGCTGGAAAAGCAAAAGAAAAAAGAACAAAAGGCAAAAACCAAAACCAAAAAATCCACCGGAAGAAGACGTCAGAGTGTCTTTGAAAAGGCAATAAACAGTACGGCAACCACCATCGGCAGAGAGGTAGGCAAAAAGATAGTCAGAGGTATTCTGGGAAGCTTTTTGAAGTAA
- a CDS encoding radical SAM protein encodes MYNKVYIEITNVCNMNCSFCHGHKRPMRKMSTGEFYYILDKLRDKTKYIYYHLMGEPLTHPDIAEFIKYAKEKGFKSIITTNGTLIKERAEELLNSGVYKINVSLHSFENGDNDSHSAYVRELAEFSKKAAERGILVIFRLWNKGFEDDRNRTAFDILREHISGEWVKDTRGIRIRNKIHLEWGERFEWPDIEGEIKGVNFHCYGLKDQFGILSDGTVVPCCLDSDGVINLGNIFKEDIESILNSERALKMTDAFKCGKASEELCKKCGYAQRFV; translated from the coding sequence ATGTACAACAAGGTTTATATCGAAATTACCAACGTATGCAATATGAATTGTTCATTTTGCCATGGACACAAACGGCCAATGCGTAAAATGAGCACGGGTGAGTTTTATTACATTCTGGACAAACTCAGAGACAAGACAAAGTATATTTATTACCACCTGATGGGAGAGCCTCTCACCCACCCCGATATTGCGGAATTTATTAAATACGCAAAGGAAAAGGGGTTCAAATCAATTATCACAACCAACGGCACTCTTATAAAAGAGCGTGCCGAAGAGCTTTTAAATTCGGGAGTATACAAAATAAACGTATCCCTGCACAGCTTCGAAAACGGCGATAACGACAGCCACAGTGCCTATGTGCGGGAGCTTGCGGAGTTTTCAAAAAAAGCCGCAGAACGCGGTATTCTTGTGATTTTTCGTCTTTGGAACAAGGGCTTTGAAGATGACAGGAACCGAACCGCCTTTGACATTCTCAGGGAGCATATCAGCGGAGAATGGGTGAAGGACACCAGAGGTATACGGATACGGAATAAAATACATCTGGAATGGGGAGAACGCTTTGAGTGGCCGGACATTGAGGGCGAAATCAAGGGCGTAAACTTCCACTGCTACGGGCTTAAGGACCAGTTCGGCATACTCTCGGACGGCACTGTTGTTCCATGCTGTCTTGACAGTGACGGTGTTATTAATCTCGGCAATATATTTAAGGAAGATATTGAAAGTATTCTTAATTCCGAAAGAGCCCTGAAAATGACCGACGCCTTTAAGTGCGGCAAGGCTTCGGAGGAATTATGCAAAAAATGCGGCTATGCACAGAGATTTGTATAA
- a CDS encoding helix-turn-helix transcriptional regulator has product MVVYRRIRDLREDNDKTQRDIADYLNMQLTVYQRYERGERELPLWVAIKLADYYKVTLDYLVERE; this is encoded by the coding sequence ATTGTTGTGTATAGAAGAATACGCGACTTGCGCGAGGATAATGATAAAACGCAGAGGGACATTGCCGACTATCTGAATATGCAATTAACTGTATATCAAAGATACGAACGCGGAGAACGAGAGTTACCGCTGTGGGTGGCAATAAAGCTGGCGGATTATTATAAGGTCACATTGGATTATCTTGTTGAGCGAGAATAA
- a CDS encoding long-chain fatty acid--CoA ligase, whose amino-acid sequence MSKLYNERRFNNFREIIDNSATLFPKNDAFIIKKGENTYRKISYTELRDTFYGLCRRFIELGYKGKRIAVMGKNCYEWVVCYLAAASVGVVVPIDKELGEQDIKNFTDAAECCAVCADDSCIAKVTTDTAVHPFSSVEQMAKMGKSSGVSESEIPDPEKDELRVLLFTSGTTGSSKAVCLSQNNICVNIYSTLRIVHVDSTKDSTMSILPLHHTYECTLNCILMISKGLCISYAESLRTIANNIKEYSPSILVVVPELLKVLDNRIKSNIAKECPKKYRALYENHSLAYALRHTPFIIRAVIKKKVKATLGGKIRLFIVGAADLDTSIVDDFTALGIRTLQGYGLTECSPLLAGNNDFYFNPKSTGIAIPGVELKIENPNEDGVGEILAKGENIMLGYFNDEEATKAVFRNGWFCTGDYGRMDPDGALYITGRKKNIIVTENGKNIYPEELEARLSDYEAVSDVIVVPAQINGRIQVKARIYPNTAAIKEALGHIPSDEEKVAAIKKAVDEVNAVMPKYKNIRAVDILKFPLEKTTTRKVKRFGDNVEKQ is encoded by the coding sequence ATGAGTAAACTATACAACGAAAGAAGATTCAATAATTTTCGTGAAATCATTGACAACTCCGCCACACTTTTTCCGAAAAACGATGCTTTTATTATAAAAAAGGGCGAAAATACATACAGGAAAATAAGCTATACCGAATTGCGTGATACATTTTACGGCTTGTGCCGTCGCTTTATCGAGCTGGGTTACAAGGGTAAAAGAATTGCGGTAATGGGCAAAAACTGCTACGAATGGGTGGTTTGCTATCTTGCCGCCGCTTCTGTGGGTGTTGTTGTACCCATAGACAAGGAGCTGGGTGAGCAGGATATAAAGAATTTCACAGATGCCGCCGAGTGCTGTGCCGTATGTGCGGACGATTCGTGTATTGCAAAGGTAACAACAGACACTGCAGTGCATCCGTTTTCATCAGTAGAGCAGATGGCAAAGATGGGAAAAAGCTCCGGGGTAAGTGAAAGCGAAATACCCGACCCGGAAAAGGATGAGCTGCGCGTGCTTCTGTTTACCTCAGGTACTACCGGAAGCTCCAAAGCGGTTTGCCTTTCGCAGAACAATATATGTGTAAATATATATTCCACCCTGCGCATAGTTCACGTGGACAGCACAAAGGACAGCACTATGTCCATTCTTCCGCTGCACCACACCTACGAATGCACACTCAACTGTATTCTCATGATTTCAAAGGGGCTTTGCATTAGCTATGCGGAAAGTCTGCGTACCATTGCAAATAATATAAAGGAATACTCACCCTCCATACTTGTTGTTGTACCCGAGCTTCTGAAGGTGCTTGACAACCGCATAAAGAGCAATATTGCAAAGGAATGTCCCAAAAAATACCGTGCTCTCTATGAAAACCATTCCCTTGCCTATGCACTCAGACATACACCTTTTATAATACGAGCCGTGATAAAGAAGAAGGTAAAAGCCACTCTCGGCGGAAAAATCAGATTATTCATTGTGGGTGCGGCAGACCTTGACACCTCCATAGTGGATGATTTTACCGCGCTCGGCATACGCACTCTCCAGGGCTACGGACTTACCGAATGTTCGCCTCTTCTTGCCGGAAATAACGATTTTTATTTCAATCCCAAATCAACCGGTATTGCAATTCCGGGCGTCGAATTGAAAATCGAAAATCCCAACGAGGACGGTGTGGGTGAAATTCTTGCAAAGGGCGAGAACATCATGCTGGGCTACTTCAACGACGAAGAGGCAACAAAGGCAGTGTTCCGCAACGGCTGGTTCTGCACAGGCGACTACGGAAGAATGGACCCGGACGGTGCACTTTACATTACGGGCAGAAAGAAAAACATCATAGTAACCGAAAACGGTAAAAACATTTACCCGGAGGAGCTTGAAGCGCGTCTTTCAGATTATGAGGCGGTAAGCGATGTTATTGTTGTACCCGCACAGATAAACGGCAGAATTCAGGTCAAGGCAAGAATTTATCCCAATACCGCCGCAATAAAGGAAGCGCTCGGTCACATACCCTCCGACGAGGAAAAGGTAGCGGCAATAAAGAAAGCAGTGGATGAGGTAAATGCCGTTATGCCGAAATACAAGAATATACGTGCGGTAGATATTCTCAAATTTCCTCTCGAAAAAACTACTACCCGAAAGGTAAAACGCTTCGGCGATAATGTGGAAAAGCAATAA